Proteins encoded in a region of the Dreissena polymorpha isolate Duluth1 chromosome 6, UMN_Dpol_1.0, whole genome shotgun sequence genome:
- the LOC127835642 gene encoding uncharacterized protein LOC127835642: protein MAMVLDLLTLTLSMRSTIYELDNASLSNDVTVAKLDWSKCAILYADFNTSAVRFTTGIPHKCESLDLEWTINPMYEPVFLYARKRRSSYHFRANGGICIGKDDSYKTTLPVLLEPCVSIIFELISHVDDALTLNIKATGDDLVMRFMCREQLDTLVIRSKVYGDFKKSNSMEGCPFVYNLSQTLVFEIQTGKGIKISLDGRVLKTYDSALDPRVARSLNIHVSGPEDFITLNRIEFIKM, encoded by the exons ATGGCTATGGTATTGGATCTTCTAACCCTGACGCTGTCTATGAGATCGACAATATACGAGCTGGATAACGCGTCACTTTCAAATGACGTCACAGTCGCAAAGTTAGACTGGTCGAAGTGCGCCATTCTGTATGCTGACTTCAACACGTCAGCCGTGAGATTCACCACGGGCATACCACATAAGTGTGAATCTTTGGACTTAGAGTGGACAATCAATCCGATGTACGAACCTGTCTTTTTGTACGCGAGGAAAAGGCGGAGTTCGTATCACTTTCGTGCCAACGGAGGG ATTTGTATCGGGAAAGATGACTCCTACAAAACGACGCTTCCTGTACTTCTGGAACCTTGCGTTAGCATCATTTTCGAGCTCATTTCGCATGTTGACGATGC attGACGTTAAATATTAAGGCGACAGGCGATGACCTAGTTATGCGTTTCATGTGTAGAGAACAACTGGACACACTGGTCATAAGGAGTAAGGTTTATGGTGATTTCAAAAAATCAAACTCAATGGAGGGGTGCCCATTTGTTTACAATTTGTCACAGACTCTGGTGTTTGAAATACAGACAGGCAAGGGCATAAAG ATTTCGCTGGACGGCCGCGTACTGAAAACGTACGACAGCGCCCTCGACCCTCGCGTTGCGAGGAGTTTGAACATCCATGTAAGCGGCCCAGAAGATTTCATCACACTGAACCGCATCGAGTTCATAAAAATGTAA